A region of Moorena producens PAL-8-15-08-1 DNA encodes the following proteins:
- a CDS encoding vWA domain-containing protein — protein sequence MKVGLHPALNDTNIDANQPSSQRQLSMAISAIAASSSRSVPLNLCLVLDHSGSMHGQPLETVKQAAVGLIERLQPDDRLSIVAFDHRAKVLVRNQPMGNLDQIKRKINRLAADGGTAIDEGLKLGVKELIKAKQDTVSQVFLLTDGENEHGNNESCIKLAELAAENNLTINSLGFGSNWNQDILEKISDIATGSLSYIEEPEQALSEFARLFNRMQSVGLTNAYLLLDLMPKVRLAELKPIAQVEPDAIELPAQSQGDRFMVRLGDLMTDSKRVILANLYVGKMPEGRQTIAHIQVRYDDPSSGGQELLSEIVPVQANFQQVYQPVPNPEVQKHILALAKYRQTQIAETKLQQGDRAGAATMLQTAAKTAIQMGDKGAATVLQTNATILQTGEDLSEADRKKTRIVSKTLLQE from the coding sequence ATGAAAGTTGGTTTGCACCCAGCCCTTAACGATACTAATATTGATGCTAATCAACCGAGTAGTCAGCGTCAGTTATCCATGGCGATTTCTGCGATCGCTGCTTCCTCCAGTCGAAGTGTACCCTTGAATTTGTGTCTGGTACTCGACCACAGTGGATCCATGCATGGGCAGCCTCTGGAAACTGTCAAGCAAGCAGCAGTGGGGTTAATTGAGCGCCTGCAACCGGATGACCGCCTCTCGATTGTGGCCTTTGACCACAGAGCGAAAGTGCTGGTTCGCAATCAACCGATGGGCAACCTAGACCAAATCAAACGAAAGATTAACCGACTTGCGGCTGATGGGGGTACCGCCATTGATGAAGGTCTAAAGCTAGGGGTTAAAGAATTAATTAAAGCTAAACAAGACACGGTATCTCAGGTGTTTCTGCTCACTGATGGGGAAAACGAACATGGAAATAATGAAAGCTGCATAAAATTAGCTGAACTGGCTGCTGAAAATAACTTGACCATCAACAGTCTGGGATTCGGTTCCAACTGGAACCAAGATATTTTGGAAAAAATTTCGGATATTGCTACTGGTAGCTTGTCTTACATTGAAGAACCAGAGCAAGCCCTGAGTGAGTTTGCACGTTTGTTCAACCGCATGCAGTCTGTGGGCTTAACTAATGCTTATCTGTTGTTGGATTTAATGCCAAAAGTGCGGTTAGCAGAGCTCAAACCCATCGCCCAAGTAGAACCAGATGCCATTGAACTCCCAGCACAATCACAAGGCGATCGCTTTATGGTACGTTTGGGAGACTTGATGACTGATTCAAAACGGGTGATTCTCGCTAACTTGTATGTTGGTAAAATGCCAGAGGGTCGTCAAACCATTGCCCATATACAAGTCAGATATGATGATCCATCCAGTGGTGGACAAGAGTTACTCTCGGAAATCGTGCCAGTCCAGGCAAATTTCCAGCAGGTTTATCAACCAGTTCCCAATCCTGAGGTACAGAAGCATATTCTAGCTTTAGCTAAATATCGTCAGACTCAAATTGCGGAAACAAAATTACAGCAGGGCGATCGCGCTGGGGCTGCCACCATGTTACAAACTGCGGCAAAAACCGCTATCCAGATGGGGGATAAAGGAGCCGCAACGGTACTGCAAACCAATGCTACGATTTTGCAAACTGGGGAAGACCTCTCAGAAGCTGATCGTAAGAAAACCAGAATTGTGTCTAAGACTCTGTTGCAGGAGTAA
- a CDS encoding ATP-dependent Clp protease proteolytic subunit, whose amino-acid sequence MKRPIQAVQSTYYGRPAQRTPPPDLPSLLLSERIVYLGMPLVSAVTELIIAELLYLQYDDPDKPIKIYINSTGTSRYDGQPVGFETEAFAICDTINYIKPPIHTICIGSALGMAAMLLSAGTKGCRASLPNATIVLHQPRSYAQGQATDIQIRAQEVLTNKKTMLNILSRNTGQDQEKIAKDMDRFLYMTPHQAQEYGLIDRVLEPQELDTPIPAGIT is encoded by the coding sequence ATGAAACGACCCATCCAGGCTGTTCAATCCACCTACTATGGTAGACCTGCCCAGCGGACACCGCCACCAGACTTACCCTCGCTGTTGTTAAGTGAGCGGATTGTATATTTGGGTATGCCCTTGGTGAGTGCGGTAACAGAATTAATTATTGCCGAACTGTTGTATTTACAGTACGACGACCCAGACAAGCCCATTAAAATTTACATCAATTCCACCGGCACATCCCGTTACGATGGCCAACCCGTGGGTTTTGAAACCGAAGCCTTTGCCATCTGTGACACCATAAATTACATCAAGCCCCCTATCCACACCATTTGTATTGGTTCAGCCCTCGGGATGGCAGCAATGCTACTCTCTGCAGGAACTAAAGGCTGTCGGGCAAGTTTACCCAATGCCACTATTGTCCTACATCAGCCCAGGAGTTATGCCCAGGGTCAAGCGACGGATATCCAAATTCGTGCTCAAGAAGTTCTGACCAATAAGAAGACGATGCTCAATATCTTGTCTCGCAATACCGGTCAAGACCAAGAAAAAATTGCCAAAGATATGGATCGCTTCCTTTACATGACACCTCACCAAGCCCAAGAGTATGGTCTGATCGACAGGGTGCTAGAACCTCAAGAGCTTGATACTCCGATTCCTGCTGGTATTACTTAA
- a CDS encoding ATP-dependent Clp protease proteolytic subunit, with the protein MPIGVPKVPYQMPGSQYTEWIDIYNRLYRERIIFLGKEVDDEITNQIIAVMLYLDSEDNSKDIILYINSPGGSVTAGMAIYDTMQHIKSDVVTVCVGLAASMGSFLLAAGKKGKRIALPHSRIMIHQPSGGTRGQATDIEIEAREILRIRHQLNEIYAQNTGQALEKIEKDMDRDFFMSADEAKEYGLIDQVIDQRAP; encoded by the coding sequence ATGCCAATTGGTGTACCCAAAGTTCCCTACCAGATGCCAGGAAGTCAGTATACTGAGTGGATTGACATCTACAACCGTCTCTACCGGGAACGGATTATTTTTCTAGGCAAAGAGGTTGATGACGAAATCACCAACCAGATCATTGCGGTAATGCTATATCTCGACTCTGAAGATAATAGCAAAGATATCATCCTCTACATAAACTCTCCTGGTGGTTCAGTCACCGCAGGCATGGCTATTTATGACACCATGCAGCATATCAAATCCGATGTAGTCACCGTTTGTGTTGGTCTAGCTGCCTCCATGGGGTCTTTCCTGCTAGCTGCAGGTAAAAAAGGAAAACGGATAGCCTTGCCTCACTCCAGGATTATGATTCACCAACCCTCTGGGGGAACTCGTGGACAAGCGACGGATATTGAGATTGAAGCTAGGGAAATTTTGCGGATCCGCCATCAACTCAATGAAATCTACGCCCAAAATACCGGTCAAGCCCTAGAGAAAATCGAAAAAGACATGGATCGGGACTTTTTCATGTCAGCCGATGAAGCCAAGGAGTATGGCTTGATTGACCAAGTCATTGACCAGAGAGCACCCTAG
- a CDS encoding J domain-containing protein, which produces MNLADCYRLLGVDPGAKQVEVKESYRRLARRYHPDINPGDKLAQEKFIRFTEAYKLLLSAIKESDREPVLTSATSFGNHTNQPGDSPPPTSSWVTPKPPSVESNQPLSAVEQQLKWDSYHQLQQLLRERRLMRAIALVEALAQRMPQDPEVRQWQAIAYQTWARHLVKQHKLDKARNYLRKALKTDPYNKSLCAQIEQDFLAIEQMI; this is translated from the coding sequence ATGAATCTGGCTGATTGCTATCGCTTATTGGGTGTAGATCCAGGAGCAAAGCAGGTTGAAGTAAAGGAATCTTATCGGCGTCTGGCACGTCGGTATCATCCTGATATTAACCCTGGAGACAAGCTTGCCCAAGAAAAGTTTATTCGGTTTACGGAGGCTTATAAGCTTCTCCTCAGTGCTATCAAAGAGTCTGACCGTGAACCAGTCTTAACCTCCGCCACTAGCTTTGGTAATCACACTAATCAGCCTGGGGACTCACCTCCGCCAACCTCAAGTTGGGTAACGCCTAAGCCACCATCCGTTGAGTCAAATCAACCCCTCTCAGCAGTTGAACAACAGCTGAAGTGGGATTCCTATCATCAACTCCAGCAATTGCTTCGGGAGCGACGGTTGATGAGAGCGATCGCATTAGTCGAAGCCTTGGCTCAAAGAATGCCCCAAGACCCAGAAGTGCGTCAGTGGCAAGCGATCGCTTATCAAACTTGGGCAAGACACTTGGTTAAACAGCACAAGCTCGATAAAGCTAGAAATTATCTTAGAAAAGCCCTCAAGACTGACCCCTACAATAAGTCTCTGTGTGCTCAGATAGAACAGGATTTTCTTGCGATCGAGCAGATGATCTAG
- a CDS encoding peptidyl-prolyl cis-trans isomerase — translation MLNSTTAEASQGNTIEVSAQTIDKLERNWKRQWRTEPSDKQLQALIDNYIREEVLYREALALGLDQEDIIIRRRLVQEMEFLSRNMASQVEPTTAKLQAHLEEHPDAYRVPTRIAFTHIYFSEDRRRTEAENDAAEVLATLKTTANPPQKTSNLGDPFMLQFQYPLKSQAEIGRLFGKGFAQALFDLQPGGWQGPIESSYGFHLVKIQKRVESYLPELAEVQKQVLQDWLQARRQDAEKSSYQKLREHYNIKIDQNALAARAV, via the coding sequence GTGCTAAATAGCACGACCGCAGAAGCCAGCCAGGGAAACACCATTGAAGTTTCCGCTCAAACCATTGACAAGCTGGAGAGAAACTGGAAGCGGCAATGGCGGACAGAGCCTAGCGACAAACAACTCCAAGCCCTAATTGATAACTACATTCGAGAAGAAGTTCTGTATCGAGAAGCCTTGGCCTTAGGGCTAGATCAAGAGGATATCATCATTCGCCGCCGTTTAGTGCAAGAAATGGAGTTTCTATCGCGGAATATGGCCAGCCAGGTAGAGCCAACAACAGCGAAACTGCAAGCCCATCTGGAGGAACACCCAGACGCCTACCGCGTTCCCACTCGTATTGCATTTACTCACATCTATTTTAGCGAAGACCGTCGCCGCACCGAGGCTGAGAATGATGCGGCAGAAGTCTTGGCAACCTTAAAAACAACAGCCAATCCCCCGCAGAAAACATCCAATTTAGGGGATCCCTTTATGCTGCAATTCCAGTATCCTCTCAAGTCCCAAGCAGAGATAGGTCGATTATTTGGTAAAGGCTTTGCCCAGGCGCTGTTTGACCTACAACCAGGTGGGTGGCAAGGTCCGATAGAGTCGAGCTACGGTTTTCATCTGGTTAAAATCCAAAAGCGGGTTGAGTCTTACTTACCGGAATTGGCAGAGGTGCAAAAACAAGTCCTGCAAGATTGGCTGCAAGCTCGTCGTCAAGACGCTGAAAAGTCTAGCTATCAAAAATTGCGAGAGCACTACAACATCAAGATTGATCAGAACGCACTGGCGGCGAGAGCAGTATGA
- a CDS encoding HupE/UreJ family protein, translated as MPTPSSWISGIAGIGLVLLLSLLLLTPAPAYAHGLQPAYLEMIEEAPGEFDVSWKVPTLGEEIPMQLELNPQLPSNCQELQPRSSYAVSGASLYRWRVGCGEDGLVGKTITIEGLKDTVVNTLLRLEFANGQVRSAIARPNSPSYIIPGAEENSRFTWSYLRLGVEHIFSGIDHLLFVLGLVLIVRGTWLLFKTITAFTLAHSMTLGAATLGLVKIPQTPVEAVIALSILFLAAELAHSRQGKPGLTEKSPWLVALTFGLLHGFGFAGALTEVGIPQAEIPLALLLFNVGVEIGQVVFVLSVLGLRWGVRQLDVSWPQWLKWLPPYAIGSVSAFWCLQRVSAFW; from the coding sequence GTGCCCACACCCTCCTCGTGGATTTCGGGAATAGCGGGAATAGGTTTAGTACTGCTGTTGAGTCTGCTGTTGTTGACTCCAGCCCCAGCCTATGCCCACGGTTTGCAGCCAGCTTACCTGGAAATGATTGAGGAAGCACCAGGGGAGTTCGACGTGAGTTGGAAAGTGCCGACATTAGGAGAGGAAATACCAATGCAGTTGGAGCTGAATCCCCAGTTGCCTTCTAACTGCCAAGAACTGCAACCCCGCTCCTCCTATGCCGTTTCTGGGGCAAGCTTGTACCGTTGGCGAGTCGGTTGTGGAGAGGATGGCTTAGTAGGAAAAACCATTACCATTGAAGGACTTAAAGACACTGTCGTTAATACCCTGCTCAGATTAGAGTTTGCTAATGGGCAAGTTCGTAGTGCGATCGCCCGTCCTAATTCCCCTTCCTATATCATTCCTGGAGCTGAAGAAAATTCCAGGTTCACGTGGTCTTATCTGAGGCTAGGGGTAGAACACATCTTTAGTGGTATTGATCATTTGCTATTTGTCTTGGGGCTAGTACTAATTGTTAGAGGTACTTGGCTCCTATTCAAAACCATTACTGCTTTTACCCTGGCTCATAGCATGACCTTGGGTGCAGCAACCCTCGGTCTTGTCAAGATTCCTCAAACTCCCGTAGAAGCAGTAATTGCCTTAAGTATTTTATTTCTGGCTGCGGAATTAGCCCATAGCCGTCAAGGGAAGCCTGGTTTAACCGAAAAATCCCCTTGGCTAGTGGCTCTCACCTTTGGACTGCTCCACGGCTTCGGTTTTGCCGGAGCCTTGACCGAGGTGGGTATTCCTCAAGCAGAAATTCCCCTGGCGTTACTCCTATTTAACGTGGGCGTAGAGATTGGACAAGTTGTGTTCGTTCTCAGCGTTCTCGGGTTGCGATGGGGAGTGCGCCAATTGGACGTAAGCTGGCCCCAATGGCTAAAGTGGCTTCCGCCCTACGCCATTGGTTCGGTGTCAGCCTTTTGGTGCCTACAGCGCGTGTCGGCATTTTGGTGA
- a CDS encoding DUF3604 domain-containing protein, which produces MRKTWLRYLRGIIPWGAIAIAFFWLAIGLTNPALAASEANDYQCETESCDPINKQPFFGDLHVHTNYSLDSYIFGNTNDPRAAYRFATGEPVPIAGRAGTTEECPPEAINNPRGDNDAPLCHELLEPLDFTAVTDHAETMGEYNLCVEDENSPVYNHEDCQGIRQKDIEIFYEGFAGASKKPPERFEFCNLEDGTDICREASKGTWQEIQEITESFNNPGTFTTFKAFEYSPTLEAGGMIHRNVIFRGSNVTEEAGSAYDLYTDTRLWEWLESNCQGDCQVLAIPHNSNYSWGKTFGMTTTYGEEYTNEDIDRRINLEPLVEIAQSKGASECAFGVGSSDEECAFEQFFEPCPENSPEGTPECVQEGSFVRNALKKGLLLEGEIGKNPFKLGIIGSRDTHNGDPGGTEENIYAGHHAGREDTPEERVLGESLFDQGGAIINSPGALAGVWAEENTRNSIFDALRRKETFGTSGTRLKVRLFGGWDYPNDLHNQSDRVEVAYAEGVPMGGDLTNAPVDEAPDFMVLAMRDVNSAPLQRVQIIKGWEAEGVTKEAVYDVVCSDGLTPDPSTHLCPFNAVEKPTSEQDCLDLLNTETGDSQLSYTWSDPNFDSSQRAFYYARVLESPTCRWSTYDALYLGKDPENPSGNFPVDSTIKERAWSSPIWYTPGTIPNWTLKDAIAANGPFTVQLFEEAGIEPLNDDQLKELTVGQTLVQKNLFTGQQYSSRYTTKGKRIVYINTDRLDVSDYEIRDNLRYEKISGKQIGWSIYGIYNVEPSLERLVSALQDAPVDGPVNTLVQHLVNRLVDARYIACNPLDGGYCKWEISQK; this is translated from the coding sequence GTGCGAAAAACTTGGTTGAGGTATCTCAGGGGGATTATCCCTTGGGGAGCGATTGCGATCGCATTTTTCTGGCTCGCAATTGGTTTGACTAATCCGGCTCTGGCGGCTAGCGAAGCCAATGACTACCAATGTGAAACTGAATCCTGCGATCCCATTAACAAACAACCGTTCTTTGGTGACCTCCACGTCCACACCAACTACTCTCTGGATAGCTACATCTTTGGTAATACTAATGACCCAAGAGCGGCTTACAGATTTGCGACAGGAGAACCTGTACCCATTGCTGGTAGAGCAGGCACAACTGAGGAATGTCCTCCAGAAGCAATCAACAATCCAAGAGGAGACAACGACGCTCCTTTGTGTCATGAACTTTTAGAACCCCTAGATTTTACTGCTGTTACCGACCATGCTGAAACCATGGGGGAATACAATCTTTGTGTTGAAGATGAGAATAGCCCGGTCTACAACCATGAGGATTGTCAAGGAATTCGTCAGAAAGACATAGAAATATTTTATGAGGGATTTGCAGGTGCCTCAAAAAAACCACCAGAGCGCTTTGAATTTTGCAATCTTGAGGACGGTACAGACATTTGCCGTGAGGCTTCTAAGGGAACTTGGCAAGAGATTCAGGAAATTACCGAAAGTTTTAACAACCCAGGTACTTTCACAACCTTCAAAGCCTTTGAGTACTCTCCTACTCTTGAGGCAGGCGGAATGATTCACCGTAATGTCATTTTCCGGGGAAGTAATGTCACAGAGGAAGCAGGCTCTGCATACGATTTATATACCGATACCAGACTCTGGGAGTGGCTTGAGAGTAACTGTCAGGGTGATTGTCAAGTACTTGCTATTCCTCACAACTCGAATTACTCCTGGGGAAAAACCTTTGGTATGACCACCACCTACGGCGAAGAATATACTAATGAGGACATTGACCGACGCATTAACCTAGAACCTCTAGTAGAAATTGCCCAGTCAAAAGGAGCCTCAGAATGTGCCTTTGGCGTAGGTTCAAGTGATGAAGAGTGTGCCTTCGAGCAATTTTTTGAACCCTGTCCTGAAAACTCTCCCGAGGGAACTCCTGAATGTGTCCAAGAGGGTTCTTTTGTCCGCAATGCCTTAAAGAAGGGCTTGCTTTTAGAGGGAGAAATTGGCAAAAATCCTTTCAAACTTGGGATTATTGGTAGCCGTGATACCCATAATGGAGATCCGGGTGGAACAGAAGAAAATATTTATGCTGGTCACCATGCAGGTAGAGAAGATACTCCTGAAGAGCGAGTACTTGGTGAATCTCTTTTCGATCAAGGGGGTGCTATTATCAATAGTCCTGGTGCCCTTGCTGGTGTTTGGGCTGAAGAAAATACCCGTAACTCTATCTTCGATGCTCTGCGCCGCAAGGAAACCTTCGGAACTAGTGGTACTCGTCTCAAAGTCCGTCTCTTCGGTGGCTGGGACTATCCAAATGACTTGCATAATCAATCAGACAGGGTTGAGGTAGCCTACGCTGAAGGCGTACCCATGGGGGGCGACTTGACCAATGCTCCTGTAGACGAAGCACCAGATTTCATGGTGTTGGCAATGCGGGATGTAAATAGCGCCCCTCTACAACGAGTGCAAATTATTAAAGGTTGGGAAGCAGAAGGGGTTACTAAAGAAGCAGTATACGATGTCGTCTGTTCTGATGGTCTCACACCAGATCCATCTACTCATCTTTGTCCTTTTAATGCTGTAGAGAAACCTACCTCTGAACAGGACTGTCTAGATTTACTCAATACAGAAACAGGAGATTCACAGTTAAGTTATACCTGGAGTGATCCTAATTTTGATTCTTCCCAGCGAGCTTTCTATTACGCACGAGTTTTAGAATCTCCAACCTGTCGCTGGAGTACTTACGATGCCTTATACCTTGGAAAAGACCCGGAAAACCCATCAGGAAACTTTCCTGTAGATTCTACGATTAAGGAAAGAGCTTGGTCTTCCCCAATTTGGTACACTCCAGGTACTATCCCCAATTGGACGTTAAAAGATGCCATAGCAGCTAATGGTCCTTTCACTGTCCAACTGTTTGAGGAAGCAGGAATTGAGCCCCTTAATGATGATCAGCTCAAGGAATTAACTGTCGGTCAGACTTTGGTTCAAAAGAATCTGTTTACTGGTCAACAGTATTCATCTCGCTATACTACCAAAGGTAAGCGAATTGTTTACATCAATACTGATCGACTGGATGTATCGGATTACGAAATTCGTGACAACCTCCGCTATGAGAAAATTAGTGGTAAGCAAATTGGATGGAGTATCTATGGTATCTATAACGTAGAACCTTCATTAGAGCGTCTAGTAAGCGCTCTACAAGACGCTCCAGTAGATGGTCCAGTAAATACTCTAGTACAGCATCTAGTCAACCGTCTCGTAGATGCTCGCTACATTGCCTGCAATCCTCTAGATGGCGGTTACTGTAAATGGGAAATTTCCCAAAAATAA
- a CDS encoding cation diffusion facilitator family transporter: MLKTTTADHSHGHSHGHSHGHSHGHSHGEGKHSHTHGSIDPEITSSERGIWAVKWSFVGLMLTVTLQAVVFWISGSVALLADLIHNIGDAVTAIPLGIAFFMARWKPNQRFSYGYGRAEDLAGVAIVSLVLLSAFITGYESIERLLHPQSLDHLGALFVAAAIGFIGNEIVALFRIRVGKEIDSVALVADGYHARADGLVSLSVGLSALGLWLGYPWADPVIGLLITLVLLRIVWDSGKTIFTRLLDGVEPETINQVRHAVSHVSAVKNVKSIQARWIGRKLHAEVAISVDSTLSVLEGAAIVTQVKDQIQTHMPYLTNVAVQVQPDVL, encoded by the coding sequence ATGTTAAAAACAACAACAGCAGACCACAGCCATGGTCACTCTCATGGTCATAGTCATGGTCACTCTCATGGTCACAGCCATGGAGAAGGCAAGCATAGCCATACCCACGGCAGTATTGATCCAGAAATCACTAGCTCTGAGCGAGGAATCTGGGCAGTGAAATGGTCATTTGTGGGGCTGATGCTGACAGTAACCTTGCAAGCAGTGGTATTCTGGATTTCAGGAAGTGTGGCCTTACTAGCTGATTTAATTCACAATATTGGCGATGCTGTTACTGCTATCCCTCTAGGCATTGCTTTCTTCATGGCTCGTTGGAAGCCCAATCAGCGCTTTTCCTATGGTTATGGACGGGCAGAAGACCTCGCCGGAGTAGCAATTGTTAGTCTGGTTTTATTAAGTGCTTTCATTACAGGATACGAATCCATCGAGCGCCTTCTTCATCCTCAATCCCTAGACCATTTAGGGGCCTTGTTTGTAGCAGCAGCTATCGGATTTATCGGTAATGAGATTGTAGCCTTATTTAGAATTCGAGTAGGTAAAGAAATTGACAGTGTTGCCTTAGTGGCCGATGGGTATCATGCTCGTGCTGATGGTTTAGTTAGCTTATCGGTTGGATTGAGTGCTTTGGGGTTGTGGTTAGGCTATCCTTGGGCAGATCCAGTAATTGGGTTATTGATTACCCTAGTCCTACTGCGAATTGTTTGGGATTCCGGCAAAACGATCTTCACTCGGTTGTTAGATGGTGTGGAACCAGAAACTATTAATCAAGTCCGCCATGCTGTTAGTCATGTATCAGCAGTTAAAAACGTTAAAAGTATCCAAGCCAGATGGATCGGACGTAAACTACATGCAGAAGTAGCTATTTCTGTTGACTCTACCCTTTCCGTCCTGGAAGGAGCAGCAATTGTCACTCAAGTAAAAGACCAAATTCAAACCCATATGCCCTACCTAACCAACGTAGCAGTACAAGTTCAACCAGATGTTTTGTGA
- a CDS encoding T3SS effector HopA1 family protein, producing MQLLDALRTQRLDSSIPGVLDVFSDILSNVQIQSNFYITHPEYKPLELPDEVVARFQQLPLKIQNRYLSLQLRTFLYRIYYNGSYQTTLPADHNSNGWAVDEDLENNTVRGLNLEFCQRLCESNHSQGYFDPGWLVLRQESDGSVAVEKKGLILHIRPDFHLQPIDRAATIGSLVAIRMPPNLVQNGFYVAVGNAGRVNPCHSDGEHQTVNVYFNLSPEGAVAVMKAITEGLNRVKIPFTFKVLYNPSDYGRYDSGILCFEKGNYRTVKPMLKTVYAQHKSHFMQGVPLFTKQLLPGLALSEEPDYKFTPKEDFGMNRCQIVANALLEAWLQGHDSPEGRMNFILHNFSLLGIDLKRPYLNANSKDIY from the coding sequence ATGCAATTACTGGATGCTTTACGAACTCAACGACTGGATTCTTCTATACCTGGAGTGCTGGATGTTTTTTCTGATATTCTTAGCAACGTTCAGATTCAATCTAATTTCTATATTACTCATCCAGAGTACAAACCCCTGGAACTTCCTGATGAAGTGGTAGCTCGTTTTCAGCAACTACCCTTAAAGATCCAGAATAGGTATCTGAGCCTGCAACTGCGAACGTTTCTCTACCGTATCTACTACAACGGGTCTTATCAAACTACTCTTCCAGCGGATCACAATTCAAATGGTTGGGCAGTTGACGAGGATTTGGAGAACAATACCGTAAGGGGGCTTAATCTAGAGTTTTGCCAGCGATTGTGTGAAAGTAATCACTCTCAAGGCTACTTTGACCCAGGCTGGTTAGTGCTAAGGCAGGAAAGTGATGGTAGTGTAGCTGTGGAAAAGAAGGGTCTAATTCTGCACATTAGGCCAGATTTCCATTTACAACCGATTGATAGGGCTGCTACTATAGGGAGCTTAGTGGCAATCCGGATGCCCCCCAATTTAGTTCAAAACGGATTCTATGTAGCGGTTGGGAATGCTGGTCGAGTTAATCCTTGTCATTCAGATGGTGAGCACCAGACAGTAAATGTTTATTTTAATCTCAGTCCTGAAGGTGCAGTTGCTGTTATGAAAGCTATCACTGAGGGATTGAACCGAGTCAAAATTCCGTTCACGTTTAAGGTGCTATACAATCCTTCTGACTACGGGCGTTATGATTCAGGGATTCTGTGCTTTGAAAAGGGTAATTATAGAACAGTTAAACCCATGCTTAAGACTGTTTATGCTCAACACAAATCCCATTTTATGCAAGGGGTGCCTCTGTTTACGAAGCAGCTGTTACCAGGACTGGCTCTATCAGAAGAACCGGATTATAAATTTACCCCTAAAGAAGATTTTGGCATGAATCGCTGCCAAATTGTTGCTAATGCGTTACTAGAAGCTTGGCTACAAGGTCACGACTCCCCAGAAGGTCGGATGAATTTTATCCTCCACAACTTTTCTTTGCTTGGAATTGATCTGAAGCGTCCTTACTTGAATGCTAACTCGAAAGATATTTATTAA
- a CDS encoding phosphotransferase family protein → MTFLLSSKNVFNYLGQEGICEANQQSLLQIEPKSGKNFNLLVSLTEDRYFLIKQERHDHEGKTNGDFWYEWLFYDFLQEFPELSSIRPLISEAIHFDSSRSILVFNYLNDYCDLAYFYSKEQVFPTDIASQIGATIATIHRTTLDCQQYKDFLNSNSKQLPIDEEVDFLERLERIEPDVFGIYSEDSLEFFRLYQRYESLGQALAELNQVWEPCCLIHNDLKLKNILLHLEWEQCLSKNKLEATSMVRVIDWEKFTWGDPSLDLGTIIASYLQIWLSSLVISTAIDVETALRLATTPLEVIQPSLVALTQAYLAHFPEIIERRQNFLRRAMQFAGFVLIRKIHIKINNLKPFDNRGICMLQVAKTLLCHPEQSIEIVFGITESELTFPSRIPA, encoded by the coding sequence ATGACTTTTTTATTAAGCTCTAAAAACGTTTTTAATTATCTAGGACAAGAAGGTATTTGTGAAGCCAATCAGCAATCTCTACTTCAGATTGAACCAAAATCTGGTAAAAACTTTAATTTGCTCGTGAGTTTGACGGAGGATCGCTATTTTCTGATTAAGCAAGAGCGTCACGATCATGAAGGGAAAACTAATGGGGATTTTTGGTACGAATGGCTTTTTTATGATTTTTTACAAGAGTTTCCAGAGCTTAGCTCTATTCGCCCACTAATCTCGGAGGCGATTCATTTTGACTCAAGTCGCTCAATTCTGGTTTTCAACTATCTTAATGACTATTGTGATTTAGCCTATTTTTATAGTAAAGAGCAGGTTTTTCCCACTGATATCGCTAGCCAGATCGGAGCTACTATAGCTACAATCCATCGCACGACTCTAGACTGTCAGCAATATAAAGACTTCTTGAACTCTAATTCTAAACAGCTACCGATTGACGAAGAGGTTGACTTTCTTGAAAGGCTAGAACGAATTGAACCAGACGTTTTTGGGATCTATTCTGAAGATTCTCTTGAATTCTTTAGACTTTATCAGCGCTACGAGAGTTTAGGGCAAGCCCTTGCAGAACTTAACCAAGTTTGGGAGCCTTGCTGTCTGATCCACAATGACCTAAAACTGAAAAACATATTACTGCACCTTGAGTGGGAGCAATGCCTCTCTAAAAATAAACTAGAAGCGACAAGCATGGTTAGAGTAATTGATTGGGAGAAATTCACTTGGGGTGATCCGAGCTTAGATTTAGGAACCATTATTGCTAGCTATCTACAAATTTGGCTGAGTAGCTTGGTGATCAGTACAGCAATCGATGTTGAAACTGCTTTGCGTCTAGCGACAACTCCCCTTGAGGTAATTCAACCTAGCCTTGTTGCTCTAACTCAAGCTTATTTGGCTCACTTTCCAGAAATTATTGAGCGACGTCAGAATTTTTTGAGACGAGCGATGCAATTTGCTGGGTTTGTGTTGATTCGCAAAATTCATATAAAGATCAATAACCTCAAACCCTTTGACAACAGAGGTATCTGTATGCTTCAGGTTGCTAAGACCTTGTTATGCCATCCAGAGCAATCAATCGAGATTGTTTTTGGCATCACAGAATCTGAACTCACTTTTCCTAGCCGTATTCCTGCCTAA